The Neobacillus sp. PS3-34 genome has a window encoding:
- a CDS encoding thioesterase family protein codes for MVIATKEIEVRYAETDQMGVVYHANYFVWMELGRTSFIEKLGYNYAEMEKDGIISPVMDIQASYKKPIRYGEKATVKTWVEEYDGIRVTYGYEILTESGEIAVIGLSRHVCVKKESFRPISLKRLYPEWHAAYEKAKKKQAEIKR; via the coding sequence ATGGTAATTGCAACGAAAGAAATCGAAGTTCGATATGCTGAAACAGATCAAATGGGAGTCGTTTATCATGCGAATTACTTTGTTTGGATGGAGCTTGGAAGAACAAGCTTTATTGAAAAGCTAGGGTATAACTATGCTGAAATGGAGAAGGATGGCATCATTTCTCCTGTCATGGATATACAGGCATCCTATAAAAAACCAATTCGCTATGGTGAAAAAGCCACAGTAAAAACTTGGGTTGAGGAATACGATGGAATCCGGGTAACTTATGGGTATGAAATACTGACAGAATCAGGGGAAATTGCCGTCATCGGTCTATCCCGGCATGTTTGTGTGAAGAAGGAAAGCTTCAGGCCCATTTCTCTTAAAAGGCTTTATCCTGAATGGCATGCGGCATACGAAAAAGCAAAAAAGAAACAAGCTGAAATAAAGAGGTAG
- a CDS encoding ATP-binding protein has protein sequence MENLAAGIAHEIRNPLTTVKGFIQLIRPYLQEIDKVQYADIALEEIDRANGIIFEFLNASKPQMATQLIRSINALVKDIALLYESEAILRDIQIRSFLSLEDITIRMDANQLKQVLINIIKNSIEALDDVQQPQNERKIDLITEINQEVALIVIKDNGCGMTQETLDKLFLPFYTTKEKGTGIGLSVCKKIVEDSGGMIQVESAPGAGTIFRLSFPSTMFIENAVRLNY, from the coding sequence ATAGAGAATCTGGCAGCAGGGATTGCACATGAAATTAGGAACCCTCTCACTACTGTTAAGGGATTTATTCAGCTAATAAGACCCTATTTGCAGGAAATCGATAAAGTACAATACGCAGATATTGCTTTGGAAGAAATAGACCGTGCGAATGGAATCATATTTGAATTTTTGAACGCCTCTAAACCTCAAATGGCCACTCAGCTTATCCGCTCGATCAACGCCCTTGTAAAAGATATTGCCTTGTTGTATGAAAGTGAAGCCATTCTGAGAGATATTCAAATTCGGTCTTTCCTAAGCCTCGAGGATATAACGATTAGAATGGATGCAAACCAACTAAAGCAAGTGCTTATAAATATTATAAAAAATAGCATCGAGGCACTCGATGACGTTCAACAGCCTCAAAATGAACGAAAAATTGATTTAATAACAGAAATCAATCAGGAAGTGGCTTTGATCGTGATAAAGGATAATGGATGCGGCATGACACAAGAAACGCTCGATAAACTCTTCCTGCCCTTTTATACGACAAAAGAAAAAGGAACTGGAATTGGACTAAGTGTCTGTAAAAAAATAGTGGAAGATAGCGGCGGTATGATTCAGGTGGAAAGCGCTCCTGGTGCAGGTACCATCTTCAGGCTTTCCTTCCCTTCCACTATGTTTATAGAGAACGCTGTTAGGCTTAATTACTGA
- a CDS encoding AAA family ATPase, with protein MIRQKLNSNELYEQIKMWEQELADKQQLSNEAALYSFINLLQEEKDSKTLSILLTIAARSRIEKNKGDSLARAWMERALALDSSNKQANEFLLKSSWKQKRNILEQLSFPLIRETDNRTAKKKVADQYIQICRNFLEEADTQLEDVSSMKEQASSVTGGKNFEIYNNLFNLLTEAIAETSQLLKASEEYEQSITGVFHTSIHFQELKLHLARLEEIQSEWMTYFREEELEKAKSDNSLEELKEMVGLKNVKNRINDFYHFLKYQKQRKSLGFKTKDELSLNMILTGNPGTGKTTLARLLAKIYFELGVLPRQEVIEADRSQLVGAFVGQTEENVRSVVERAVGGVLFIDEAYSLKREGQSGNDYGDAAIDTLVSLMTGREFGGKFAVILAGYPEEMRSFLDANPGLRSRFPNSNFFHLPDYSNEELIQIGEMAAEENDYILTEEAKMALDQRLERERVDETFGNARTVRNILLNAIFNKGSKSKNEDENFLRFTLLDKDDFEGNEISDDVPPIDKLNQLIGMENLKEEIQSLISFVRMQQYRREQNLPPIPIQLHAVFTGNPGTGKTTVAKIYAELLKEYGILKRGHLIVASRADFVAGYVGQTSAKTKKKIRQALGGVLFIDEAYSLLGQTSGDFGKEVIDTLVDEMTRQNENLVVVLAGYPNEMDILLESNPGLRSRFKKFFYFPDYLAEELLAIMDAYAEKYKYQISKEAKVFLRDQLEEEIVSGNGRFASNLVDEMIQAQAMRLMSGGSVEDLIEKANTLELEDAIKAFNKARNGDI; from the coding sequence ATGATTCGACAGAAATTAAACAGTAATGAGTTGTACGAACAAATAAAAATGTGGGAACAAGAACTTGCTGATAAACAGCAGCTATCAAATGAAGCAGCCCTTTATTCCTTTATTAATTTATTACAAGAAGAAAAGGATTCCAAAACTTTATCCATTTTACTAACGATAGCAGCGAGATCAAGGATTGAAAAAAATAAAGGCGATTCTCTTGCCCGCGCTTGGATGGAAAGGGCACTTGCACTGGATTCTTCAAACAAACAGGCTAATGAGTTCTTGTTAAAGTCCTCCTGGAAACAAAAGAGAAATATTCTTGAACAGCTTTCATTCCCGCTTATCAGAGAAACAGATAATCGAACAGCTAAGAAGAAGGTTGCTGATCAATACATACAAATTTGCCGAAACTTCCTGGAAGAGGCGGATACCCAGCTCGAAGATGTAAGCTCTATGAAGGAGCAGGCGTCATCCGTTACTGGTGGGAAGAACTTTGAAATTTATAATAATCTTTTTAATTTATTGACAGAAGCGATTGCTGAAACCAGTCAACTGTTAAAGGCGTCAGAGGAATATGAACAGTCTATAACAGGAGTCTTTCATACTTCAATCCATTTCCAGGAATTGAAGCTTCATCTTGCAAGATTAGAGGAGATTCAATCCGAATGGATGACCTATTTTAGAGAAGAAGAACTGGAAAAAGCCAAATCTGATAATTCTCTTGAAGAATTAAAAGAGATGGTTGGGTTGAAAAATGTTAAGAACCGTATTAACGATTTTTATCATTTTCTAAAATACCAAAAGCAAAGGAAGTCTCTTGGATTCAAAACGAAGGATGAGTTAAGCCTCAATATGATTTTGACTGGAAATCCGGGTACTGGAAAAACAACTCTTGCCAGGCTGCTTGCAAAAATCTATTTTGAACTTGGAGTCCTACCTCGCCAGGAAGTAATTGAAGCAGACCGATCGCAGCTGGTTGGTGCATTTGTTGGCCAAACAGAAGAAAATGTTAGGTCAGTGGTAGAAAGAGCTGTTGGAGGGGTCTTATTCATAGACGAAGCTTACAGTTTAAAACGGGAAGGGCAATCAGGGAACGATTACGGCGACGCTGCTATTGACACCCTGGTTTCATTAATGACAGGAAGGGAATTTGGCGGTAAATTCGCTGTTATATTAGCTGGATATCCAGAAGAAATGCGGTCATTTCTTGATGCCAATCCAGGTTTGAGAAGCAGATTTCCTAACTCTAATTTTTTTCATTTGCCGGATTACAGCAATGAGGAATTGATTCAAATTGGTGAAATGGCAGCAGAGGAAAATGATTATATTCTAACAGAAGAAGCTAAAATGGCACTTGACCAGCGCCTGGAACGCGAGCGGGTAGATGAAACATTTGGCAATGCCAGAACAGTACGAAATATCTTACTAAATGCCATTTTTAATAAAGGCTCCAAGAGCAAAAATGAAGATGAGAATTTTTTGCGTTTTACATTATTGGATAAAGATGATTTTGAAGGCAATGAGATATCAGACGATGTACCTCCAATTGACAAATTGAATCAGCTTATCGGTATGGAAAACTTAAAAGAGGAGATACAATCTCTTATTTCATTTGTCAGGATGCAACAATATAGACGAGAACAAAATTTGCCGCCGATTCCTATTCAGCTGCATGCTGTTTTTACAGGGAACCCCGGTACTGGGAAGACAACAGTCGCAAAAATTTACGCAGAACTATTAAAGGAATATGGAATATTGAAACGTGGCCATCTGATTGTCGCCAGCAGGGCCGACTTTGTAGCTGGATATGTTGGACAAACATCTGCAAAAACGAAGAAAAAAATTAGGCAGGCTCTGGGCGGTGTGTTGTTTATTGATGAAGCTTATTCCCTTTTAGGACAGACTTCAGGCGACTTTGGGAAGGAAGTAATTGATACACTTGTCGATGAGATGACCCGGCAAAATGAAAATCTAGTTGTTGTGCTGGCAGGTTATCCAAATGAAATGGATATTCTGCTGGAGAGTAATCCTGGACTCCGATCAAGGTTTAAGAAGTTTTTCTATTTCCCGGATTACTTGGCAGAAGAGCTTTTGGCCATAATGGATGCTTATGCAGAAAAATATAAATATCAAATTTCCAAGGAAGCCAAAGTATTTCTAAGAGACCAGCTTGAGGAAGAAATTGTCTCTGGAAACGGTCGCTTTGCCTCCAACCTTGTCGATGAAATGATTCAGGCACAAGCGATGAGGCTGATGAGTGGCGGATCAGTGGAAGACTTAATCGAAAAAGCTAATACTTTAGAACTGGAAGATGCCATAAAGGCATTCAACAAGGCACGGAATGGGGACATATAA
- a CDS encoding HesB/YadR/YfhF family protein encodes MKIHISDQASEWYKKEMSLKQGDYVKFFVRYGGCSTVQSGFSLGVINEEPVDASVKSEKDGIVYYIEEKDSWYFDGHDLNVDFHPEAKEPVFNYHKI; translated from the coding sequence ATGAAAATACATATTAGTGATCAGGCATCAGAGTGGTATAAAAAAGAAATGAGCTTAAAACAGGGAGATTATGTGAAGTTTTTTGTCCGTTATGGTGGCTGCAGTACTGTCCAGAGCGGTTTTTCTCTCGGTGTTATAAATGAAGAACCTGTGGATGCGAGTGTGAAATCAGAAAAGGATGGAATTGTTTACTACATTGAGGAAAAAGATAGTTGGTATTTTGACGGACATGACTTAAATGTTGACTTCCATCCTGAGGCTAAGGAGCCTGTTTTTAATTATCATAAAATATAA
- the tlp gene encoding small acid-soluble spore protein Tlp produces the protein MTNNTPKPDDRSDNVEKLQSMIFHTIQNMEEAEKSIASSSDDEQRRQIEEKNERRRESIESFRSEIKDEAHAGESENQFE, from the coding sequence ATGACTAATAATACACCAAAACCGGATGACCGTAGTGATAACGTTGAAAAACTGCAATCAATGATATTCCATACGATTCAGAATATGGAAGAAGCAGAAAAATCAATAGCTTCCTCAAGTGACGATGAACAGCGCAGACAGATTGAAGAAAAAAATGAACGCCGACGCGAAAGCATCGAGTCATTCCGTTCTGAAATCAAAGATGAAGCCCATGCAGGGGAAAGCGAAAATCAATTCGAATAA
- a CDS encoding FbpB family small basic protein: MRKPRKRSFAELVMENKTQLMKDHAAMERIEQRLEEKRLGKAE, encoded by the coding sequence ATGAGAAAGCCAAGAAAACGGAGCTTTGCAGAACTAGTGATGGAAAATAAAACCCAGCTTATGAAGGATCACGCTGCTATGGAGAGAATCGAGCAGCGTCTAGAAGAAAAGCGATTAGGCAAAGCCGAATAA
- a CDS encoding redoxin domain-containing protein has protein sequence MIKKIIAAVLLIALLTVAIVQAMDKKTDTQSETNETAQSEGLKAGLKAPDFELKTLTGETVKLSDLKGKKVMLNFWATWCPPCKAEMPEMEQFFKQDHKDLEILAVNIDPQLDVKGFVNQNGITFPVLLDDKDEVNTKYRILSIPTTYFIDSKGVIQDIFKGAMPLEAMQQYTEDSK, from the coding sequence ATGATAAAAAAAATAATCGCTGCTGTTCTGTTAATTGCCTTATTAACTGTAGCCATTGTTCAAGCAATGGATAAAAAAACTGATACACAAAGCGAAACAAATGAAACAGCCCAGAGTGAGGGACTTAAAGCCGGTTTAAAGGCACCCGATTTCGAACTTAAAACTTTAACAGGTGAAACCGTAAAACTTTCAGATTTGAAGGGTAAAAAAGTAATGCTAAATTTCTGGGCTACATGGTGTCCTCCTTGTAAGGCTGAAATGCCTGAAATGGAGCAATTCTTTAAGCAGGACCATAAGGATTTGGAAATTTTAGCGGTAAACATAGATCCTCAGCTCGATGTTAAAGGGTTTGTAAATCAAAATGGCATTACGTTCCCAGTCCTACTAGACGATAAAGATGAAGTGAATACTAAATACAGGATACTATCTATCCCAACCACCTATTTTATCGACAGTAAAGGGGTTATACAGGATATTTTTAAGGGTGCAATGCCGCTTGAGGCTATGCAGCAGTATACCGAGGACTCAAAATGA
- a CDS encoding acid-soluble spore protein N, translated as MGNPKKDSKHFVPSHIGTQPRGFSGNNGKKMQDKSGEHPQVIQTKGE; from the coding sequence ATGGGTAATCCAAAAAAAGACAGCAAGCATTTTGTTCCTAGCCATATTGGCACACAGCCGCGAGGTTTTAGCGGAAATAATGGAAAAAAAATGCAGGATAAATCTGGAGAGCATCCACAAGTCATTCAGACAAAAGGTGAATGA